One window from the genome of Epinephelus moara isolate mb chromosome 5, YSFRI_EMoa_1.0, whole genome shotgun sequence encodes:
- the LOC126391056 gene encoding bromodomain-containing protein 4-like isoform X3 produces the protein MGDGLEAGSSQNPPSAPPTLSFNPPPPETWNPSRPKRQTNQLQFLLKEVLKTLWKHHFAWPFQAPVDAIKLNLPDYYKIIKTPMDMGTIKKRLENNYYWNAQECIQDFNTMFTNCYIYNKPGDDIVLMAEALEKVFLHKITEMPQEEKEITVVTKGRRGRREGGVISKSESGQDSSSPSTTPHTRGFSSPSTTPHTRTAPTPQGPPALSLAQPLALPMALPMALAQAQPPRVPPTPASHAPHLGPPFPLSTPDVLAQGMTSVPPPAPTHPGLHPAPMLQSSPALVKQRKSQKRKADTTTPTANDQLSESSPVSAETRPRRESSRPSKTPKKDTSQPDSQHHLGGGLETGGTVTQKRQDQLRFCARLVREMLSKKHVAYAWPFYKPVDVKALGLHDYHDIIKHPMDLSTIKKKLDNRQYRDPQELAADVRLMFSNCYKYNPPDHDVVNMARKLQDVFEMRFAKMPDEPEEPAPVPTPSSALHPAPSTRQAPPPSAVSEDDSSSSSESESSGGDSEHERQHRLAELQEQLKAVHEQLAALSQPPASKPKKKEREKKEKKKEKHKKKMGSEEPVEAPPSVMLQTSKKSKSSKDPIIGKKERKKTGKKEGVKNSRPAAPPQPVPTPLVPSASLEAEDEIAFGGVSVERCKPMSYEEKRQLSLDINKLPGDKLGRVVHIIQTREPSLKNSNPDEIEIDFETLKPSTLRELEKYVSSCLKKKKKPSVEKSLEMTNVTKMKTGSSSSGSSDSSDSEDSENGLVPKMQKKVLSNKDTKRLHQMTHSSGAGPVPPQPQPQVQPQVVQSKPPFVPPPPVQSLDSSQLMSSGFDPLAQFMNPHLTQSNTEPNPTITTAGAPVVSGLLNANTPTGQTPTETHPFLNQHPIIPSPAIHNALPQQPSRPSNRAAALPPKPSQPPASSLPSLPPATSPQLQPTLPLTLPQPVPRPRVPSPPSHGILGTLSAQPPQALLEDDEEPTPTSSQTPPLSQVHTFLQSLQARPTAPTQPLHTHTHSPAQGASQLMASMHTQAVTTPTPALTQRHSSGHAHMRQPFPPTHTSASQQQKGVALQQKVQQMQHQQQPSPRSKAEPFSTGCLRESPSPLMMHSPQMPQFHTMGQQSPSQTKKHEQRSNLVAVKEEKPSQSPVLPPSPFSPAMRQDTHKHDNKHRLDLKPLDGSRPSSRLPDSPAPPCSQQDNKIKQEPKTPIAPKKTQDVKLKNMGSWASLAQRSQSTPASSVRSSSDSFEQFRRAAREKEERERQLKAQAEQARREQEKLRSRDDEDTIEQARRAQEDARRRQEQQSPLAPTPPASTPPTHSPQAPPTQPQAPPTPSSATQNTLDQREMARRREQERRRREAMADTIDINFQSDLMAIFEENLF, from the exons ATGGGAGACGGACTGGAGGCTGGCAGCAGCCAGAACCCTCCCTCTGCCCCGCCGACTCTCTCCTTCAACCCTCCACCCCCAGAAACATGGAACCCCTCCAGACCCAAACGACAGACCAACCAGCTACAG TTCCTGCTTAAAGAGGTGTTGAAGACATTGTGGAAACACCACTTTGCATGGCCCTTTCAAGCTCCTGTAGATGCCATCAAACTCAATTTACCT GACTACTACAAGATCATCAAGACCCCGATGGACATGGGCACGATAAAAAAACGTCTGGAGAACAATTACTACTGGAATGCCCAGGAGTGCATCCAAGACTTCAACACAATGTTCACAAACTGCTACATCTACAACAAG cCTGGGGATGATATTGTCCTAATGGCGGAGGCCTTGGAAAAAGTCTTTCTCCACAAGATCACAGAGATGCcgcaggaggagaaggagatcACTGTGGTCACCAAGGGACGTCGAGGCAGACGAGAAGGAG GTGTGATCAGCAAGTCAGAGTCAGGCCAAGACTCATCGTCCCCCTCCACCACCCCACACACACGGGGCTTTTCATCCCCTTCAACCACCCCGCACACCCGGACTGCACCCACCCCTCAAGGCCCTCCTGCCCTGTCCCTGGCTCAGCCTCTGGCTCTGCCCATGGCTCTGCCCATGGCTCTGGCCCAGGCTCAGCCCCCGCGTGTGCCTCCTACACCCGCTTCCCACGCACCCCATCTGGGTCCTCCATTTCCCCTCTCAACACCTGACGTCCTGGCTCAGGGCATGACCTCTGTTCCCCCTCCAGCCCCGACACACCCAGGCCTCCATCCTGCCCCGATGCTGCAGAGCTCCCCCGCCCTCGTCAAG CAAAGAAAGAGCCAGAAGAGGAAAGCAGACACCACCACACCCACAGCCAACGACCAGCTCAGTGAATCATCTCCCGTCTCTGCTGAGACTCGGCCGCGGCGAGAGAGCAGCCGCCCGTCTAAGACACCCAAAAAAGACACCTCGCAGCCGGACTCTCAGCATCACCTGGGAGGCGGTTTGGAGACGGGAGGGACAGTTACGCAGAAGCGACAGGATCAGTTGCGTTTTTGCGCACGCCTCGTCAGAGAGATGCTGTCTAAGAAACATGTAGCATATGCTTGGCCCTTCTACAAGCCTGTTGATGTAAAAGCTCTTGGCCTCCACGACTACCACGACATCATCAAGCACCCCATGGATCTCAGCACCATCAAG AAAAAGCTAGACAACAGACAATACAGAGACCCTCAAGAACTTGCAGCAGACGTTCGGTTGATGTTCTCCAACTGTTACAAGTACAATCCCCCGGACCATGATGTGGTCAACATGGCACGCAAATTACAG GACGTGTTTGAGATGCGCTTTGCCAAAATGCCTGATGAGCCAGAGGAGCCCGCCCCTGTTCCCACCCCGTCATCGGCCCTCCACCCTGCCCCCTCCACTCGACAAGCCCCGCCTCCTTCTGCTGTCTCGGAAGACGACAGCTCCAGTTCGTCCGAATCGGAGTCCTCGGGAGGAGACTCAGAACACGAAAGGCAACATCGGTTGGCTGAGTTACAGGAACAG CTCAAAGCTGTCCATGAACAGCTGGCAGCACTCTCACAGCCCCCGGCCAGCAAGCCCAAGAAGAAGGAGcgggagaagaaggagaagaagaaagaaaagcacaagAAGAAGATGGGATCTGAGGAACCTGTGGAGGCGCCTCCGTCTGTGATGCTTCAGACATCTAAGAAAAGCAAGAGCAGCAAGGATCCAATAAttggaaagaaggaaagaaaaaagacgGG TAAGAAAGAAGGAGTTAAAAACAGTCGTCCAGCTGCACCCCCTCAGCCTGTGCCAACTCCTCTCGTCCCTTCGGCCTCTCTTGAAGCAGAAGATGAAATAG CATTTGGGGGCGTGTCAGTCGAAAGGTGCAAGCCGATGTCGTACGAGGAGAAGCGCCAGCTGAGCCTGGACATCAACAAGCTGCCCGGTGACAAACTGGGCCGCGTGGTGCACATAATCCAAACGCGTGAGCCTTCGCTGAAGAACTCCAACCCGGACGAGATCGAGATCGACTTCGAGACGCTGAAGCCCTCCACGCTGAGAGAGCTGGAGAAATACGTCTCCAGCTGcctcaagaagaagaagaagccgtcAG TAGAGAAGTCTCTGGAAATGACAAATGTGACAAAGATGAAGACAGGATCCTCATCTTCAGGCAGCAGTGACTCCTCTGACAGTGAAGACTCTGAGAATG GGCTGGTTCCCAAGATGCAGAAGAAGGTCTTGTCTAACAAAGACACCAAGAGGCTGCACCAAATGACCCACAGTAGCGGAGCGGGCCCAGTCCCTCCTCAGCCTCAGCCCCAGgttcagcctcaagtggtccaGTCCAAACCACCGTTtgtcccccctcctcctgtTCAGTCTTTAGACTCCTCACAGCTAATGAGCTCCGGATTTGATCCTCTGGCTCAGTTCATGAACCCTCACCTGACGCAGTCGAACACAGAGCCCAATCCAACCATTACTACTGCTGGTGCCCCCGTCGTGTCTGGCCTCCTCAATGCAAACACACCCACCGGCCAGACGCCCACTGAGACACACCCTTTCCTAAACCAACATCCCATCATACCTTCGCCAG CGATCCACAATGCTCTTCCCCAGCAACCATCGAGACCTAGCAACCGAGCAGCAGCACTTCCTCCAAAACCCTCACAGCCCCCCGCGTCCTCGCTCCCCTCCCTGCCTCCAGCCACCTCGCCCCAGCTTCAGCCTACGCTTCCACTCACTCTGCCCCAGCCCGTCCCTCGCCCCCGCGTCCCTTCACCCCCGTCGCACGGCATCTTGGGCACCCTCTCGGCACAACCTCCCCAAGCCCTGCTGGAGGACGACGAAGAGCCAACTCCCACCAGTTCTCAAACCCCGCCCCTCAGTCAAGTTCACACCTTCTTGCAGTCACTCCAGGCCCGACCCACCGCGCCAACGCAGCCCCTGCATACGCACACGCATTCGCCCGCGCAGGGCGCCTCTCAGCTGATGGCGTCGATGCACACACAGGCTGTGACAACCCCGACCCCCGccctgacacagagacacagctcAGGCCACGCGCACATGCGCCAGCCGTTCCCACCTACACATACATCAGCGTCACAGCAGCAGAAGGGGGTGGCCCTGCAGCAGAAGGTACAACAGAtgcaacatcaacaacagcCATCGCCACGCAGCAAAGCAGAGCCTTTCTCAACAG GTTGCCTGCGTGAGAGTCCCTCTCCCCTGATGATGCATTCTCCTCAGATGCCTCAGTTCCACACAATGGGACAGCAGTCACCCTCACAGACCAAGAAACAT GAGCAGAGGTCCAACCTGGTGGCGGTCAAAGAAGAGAAGCCTTCTCAGTCGCCAGTCCTGCCCCCCTCGCCCTTCAGCCCTGCCATGCgtcaagacacacacaaacacgacaACAAACACA GATTAGACCTGAAGCCATTGGATGGTTCTCGCCCAAGTTCTCGCCTCCCTGACTCCCCAGCTCCACCCTGCTCCCAGCAAGACAACAAAATCAAGCAAGAGCCCAAAACTCCTATTGCTCCCAAGaagacacag GATGTGAAGTTAAAGAACATGGGTTCCTGGGCCAGCCTGGCTCAGAGGTCTCAGTCCACGCCGGCGTCCTCCGTGCGCTCCTCCAGCGACAGCTTTGAACAGTTCAGACGGGCCGCcagggagaaggaggagagggagaggcagctgAAAGCACAGGCTGAACAGGCCAGGAGAGAGCAAGAAAAGCTACG tagCCGTGATGACGAGGACACCATAGAGCAAGCTCGTCGAGCGCAAGAAGATGCCCGCCGTCGCCAGGAGCAACAGTCACCGCTTGCTCCCACACCTCCGGCTTCCACCCCGCCCACTCACTCCCCACAGGCCCCAcccacacagccacaggcaCCGCCCACACCCTCCTCTGCGACGCAGAACACTCTCGACCAGAGGGAGATGGCACGCCGCCGCGAGCAGGAGAGGCGCAGGAGAGAGGCG ATGGCCGACACCATTGACATCAACTTCCAGAGCGACCTGATGGCCATTTTTGAAGAGAATCTGTTCTGA
- the LOC126391056 gene encoding bromodomain-containing protein 4-like isoform X2 — protein sequence MGDGLEAGSSQNPPSAPPTLSFNPPPPETWNPSRPKRQTNQLQFLLKEVLKTLWKHHFAWPFQAPVDAIKLNLPDYYKIIKTPMDMGTIKKRLENNYYWNAQECIQDFNTMFTNCYIYNKPGDDIVLMAEALEKVFLHKITEMPQEEKEITVVTKGRRGRREGGVISKSESGQDSSSPSTTPHTRGFSSPSTTPHTRTAPTPQGPPALSLAQPLALPMALPMALAQAQPPRVPPTPASHAPHLGPPFPLSTPDVLAQGMTSVPPPAPTHPGLHPAPMLQSSPALVKQRKSQKRKADTTTPTANDQLSESSPVSAETRPRRESSRPSKTPKKDTSQPDSQHHLGGGLETGGTVTQKRQDQLRFCARLVREMLSKKHVAYAWPFYKPVDVKALGLHDYHDIIKHPMDLSTIKKKLDNRQYRDPQELAADVRLMFSNCYKYNPPDHDVVNMARKLQDVFEMRFAKMPDEPEEPAPVPTPSSALHPAPSTRQAPPPSAVSEDDSSSSSESESSGGDSEHERQHRLAELQEQLKAVHEQLAALSQPPASKPKKKEREKKEKKKEKHKKKMGSEEPVEAPPSVMLQTSKKSKSSKDPIIGKKERKKTGKKEGVKNSRPAAPPQPVPTPLVPSASLEAEDEIEAFGGVSVERCKPMSYEEKRQLSLDINKLPGDKLGRVVHIIQTREPSLKNSNPDEIEIDFETLKPSTLRELEKYVSSCLKKKKKPSEKSLEMTNVTKMKTGSSSSGSSDSSDSEDSENGLVPKMQKKVLSNKDTKRLHQMTHSSGAGPVPPQPQPQVQPQVVQSKPPFVPPPPVQSLDSSQLMSSGFDPLAQFMNPHLTQSNTEPNPTITTAGAPVVSGLLNANTPTGQTPTETHPFLNQHPIIPSPAIHNALPQQPSRPSNRAAALPPKPSQPPASSLPSLPPATSPQLQPTLPLTLPQPVPRPRVPSPPSHGILGTLSAQPPQALLEDDEEPTPTSSQTPPLSQVHTFLQSLQARPTAPTQPLHTHTHSPAQGASQLMASMHTQAVTTPTPALTQRHSSGHAHMRQPFPPTHTSASQQQKGVALQQKVQQMQHQQQPSPRSKAEPFSTGCLRESPSPLMMHSPQMPQFHTMGQQSPSQTKKHEQRSNLVAVKEEKPSQSPVLPPSPFSPAMRQDTHKHDNKHRLDLKPLDGSRPSSRLPDSPAPPCSQQDNKIKQEPKTPIAPKKTQDVKLKNMGSWASLAQRSQSTPASSVRSSSDSFEQFRRAAREKEERERQLKAQAEQARREQEKLRSRDDEDTIEQARRAQEDARRRQEQQSPLAPTPPASTPPTHSPQAPPTQPQAPPTPSSATQNTLDQREMARRREQERRRREAMADTIDINFQSDLMAIFEENLF from the exons ATGGGAGACGGACTGGAGGCTGGCAGCAGCCAGAACCCTCCCTCTGCCCCGCCGACTCTCTCCTTCAACCCTCCACCCCCAGAAACATGGAACCCCTCCAGACCCAAACGACAGACCAACCAGCTACAG TTCCTGCTTAAAGAGGTGTTGAAGACATTGTGGAAACACCACTTTGCATGGCCCTTTCAAGCTCCTGTAGATGCCATCAAACTCAATTTACCT GACTACTACAAGATCATCAAGACCCCGATGGACATGGGCACGATAAAAAAACGTCTGGAGAACAATTACTACTGGAATGCCCAGGAGTGCATCCAAGACTTCAACACAATGTTCACAAACTGCTACATCTACAACAAG cCTGGGGATGATATTGTCCTAATGGCGGAGGCCTTGGAAAAAGTCTTTCTCCACAAGATCACAGAGATGCcgcaggaggagaaggagatcACTGTGGTCACCAAGGGACGTCGAGGCAGACGAGAAGGAG GTGTGATCAGCAAGTCAGAGTCAGGCCAAGACTCATCGTCCCCCTCCACCACCCCACACACACGGGGCTTTTCATCCCCTTCAACCACCCCGCACACCCGGACTGCACCCACCCCTCAAGGCCCTCCTGCCCTGTCCCTGGCTCAGCCTCTGGCTCTGCCCATGGCTCTGCCCATGGCTCTGGCCCAGGCTCAGCCCCCGCGTGTGCCTCCTACACCCGCTTCCCACGCACCCCATCTGGGTCCTCCATTTCCCCTCTCAACACCTGACGTCCTGGCTCAGGGCATGACCTCTGTTCCCCCTCCAGCCCCGACACACCCAGGCCTCCATCCTGCCCCGATGCTGCAGAGCTCCCCCGCCCTCGTCAAG CAAAGAAAGAGCCAGAAGAGGAAAGCAGACACCACCACACCCACAGCCAACGACCAGCTCAGTGAATCATCTCCCGTCTCTGCTGAGACTCGGCCGCGGCGAGAGAGCAGCCGCCCGTCTAAGACACCCAAAAAAGACACCTCGCAGCCGGACTCTCAGCATCACCTGGGAGGCGGTTTGGAGACGGGAGGGACAGTTACGCAGAAGCGACAGGATCAGTTGCGTTTTTGCGCACGCCTCGTCAGAGAGATGCTGTCTAAGAAACATGTAGCATATGCTTGGCCCTTCTACAAGCCTGTTGATGTAAAAGCTCTTGGCCTCCACGACTACCACGACATCATCAAGCACCCCATGGATCTCAGCACCATCAAG AAAAAGCTAGACAACAGACAATACAGAGACCCTCAAGAACTTGCAGCAGACGTTCGGTTGATGTTCTCCAACTGTTACAAGTACAATCCCCCGGACCATGATGTGGTCAACATGGCACGCAAATTACAG GACGTGTTTGAGATGCGCTTTGCCAAAATGCCTGATGAGCCAGAGGAGCCCGCCCCTGTTCCCACCCCGTCATCGGCCCTCCACCCTGCCCCCTCCACTCGACAAGCCCCGCCTCCTTCTGCTGTCTCGGAAGACGACAGCTCCAGTTCGTCCGAATCGGAGTCCTCGGGAGGAGACTCAGAACACGAAAGGCAACATCGGTTGGCTGAGTTACAGGAACAG CTCAAAGCTGTCCATGAACAGCTGGCAGCACTCTCACAGCCCCCGGCCAGCAAGCCCAAGAAGAAGGAGcgggagaagaaggagaagaagaaagaaaagcacaagAAGAAGATGGGATCTGAGGAACCTGTGGAGGCGCCTCCGTCTGTGATGCTTCAGACATCTAAGAAAAGCAAGAGCAGCAAGGATCCAATAAttggaaagaaggaaagaaaaaagacgGG TAAGAAAGAAGGAGTTAAAAACAGTCGTCCAGCTGCACCCCCTCAGCCTGTGCCAACTCCTCTCGTCCCTTCGGCCTCTCTTGAAGCAGAAGATGAAATAG AAGCATTTGGGGGCGTGTCAGTCGAAAGGTGCAAGCCGATGTCGTACGAGGAGAAGCGCCAGCTGAGCCTGGACATCAACAAGCTGCCCGGTGACAAACTGGGCCGCGTGGTGCACATAATCCAAACGCGTGAGCCTTCGCTGAAGAACTCCAACCCGGACGAGATCGAGATCGACTTCGAGACGCTGAAGCCCTCCACGCTGAGAGAGCTGGAGAAATACGTCTCCAGCTGcctcaagaagaagaagaagccgtcAG AGAAGTCTCTGGAAATGACAAATGTGACAAAGATGAAGACAGGATCCTCATCTTCAGGCAGCAGTGACTCCTCTGACAGTGAAGACTCTGAGAATG GGCTGGTTCCCAAGATGCAGAAGAAGGTCTTGTCTAACAAAGACACCAAGAGGCTGCACCAAATGACCCACAGTAGCGGAGCGGGCCCAGTCCCTCCTCAGCCTCAGCCCCAGgttcagcctcaagtggtccaGTCCAAACCACCGTTtgtcccccctcctcctgtTCAGTCTTTAGACTCCTCACAGCTAATGAGCTCCGGATTTGATCCTCTGGCTCAGTTCATGAACCCTCACCTGACGCAGTCGAACACAGAGCCCAATCCAACCATTACTACTGCTGGTGCCCCCGTCGTGTCTGGCCTCCTCAATGCAAACACACCCACCGGCCAGACGCCCACTGAGACACACCCTTTCCTAAACCAACATCCCATCATACCTTCGCCAG CGATCCACAATGCTCTTCCCCAGCAACCATCGAGACCTAGCAACCGAGCAGCAGCACTTCCTCCAAAACCCTCACAGCCCCCCGCGTCCTCGCTCCCCTCCCTGCCTCCAGCCACCTCGCCCCAGCTTCAGCCTACGCTTCCACTCACTCTGCCCCAGCCCGTCCCTCGCCCCCGCGTCCCTTCACCCCCGTCGCACGGCATCTTGGGCACCCTCTCGGCACAACCTCCCCAAGCCCTGCTGGAGGACGACGAAGAGCCAACTCCCACCAGTTCTCAAACCCCGCCCCTCAGTCAAGTTCACACCTTCTTGCAGTCACTCCAGGCCCGACCCACCGCGCCAACGCAGCCCCTGCATACGCACACGCATTCGCCCGCGCAGGGCGCCTCTCAGCTGATGGCGTCGATGCACACACAGGCTGTGACAACCCCGACCCCCGccctgacacagagacacagctcAGGCCACGCGCACATGCGCCAGCCGTTCCCACCTACACATACATCAGCGTCACAGCAGCAGAAGGGGGTGGCCCTGCAGCAGAAGGTACAACAGAtgcaacatcaacaacagcCATCGCCACGCAGCAAAGCAGAGCCTTTCTCAACAG GTTGCCTGCGTGAGAGTCCCTCTCCCCTGATGATGCATTCTCCTCAGATGCCTCAGTTCCACACAATGGGACAGCAGTCACCCTCACAGACCAAGAAACAT GAGCAGAGGTCCAACCTGGTGGCGGTCAAAGAAGAGAAGCCTTCTCAGTCGCCAGTCCTGCCCCCCTCGCCCTTCAGCCCTGCCATGCgtcaagacacacacaaacacgacaACAAACACA GATTAGACCTGAAGCCATTGGATGGTTCTCGCCCAAGTTCTCGCCTCCCTGACTCCCCAGCTCCACCCTGCTCCCAGCAAGACAACAAAATCAAGCAAGAGCCCAAAACTCCTATTGCTCCCAAGaagacacag GATGTGAAGTTAAAGAACATGGGTTCCTGGGCCAGCCTGGCTCAGAGGTCTCAGTCCACGCCGGCGTCCTCCGTGCGCTCCTCCAGCGACAGCTTTGAACAGTTCAGACGGGCCGCcagggagaaggaggagagggagaggcagctgAAAGCACAGGCTGAACAGGCCAGGAGAGAGCAAGAAAAGCTACG tagCCGTGATGACGAGGACACCATAGAGCAAGCTCGTCGAGCGCAAGAAGATGCCCGCCGTCGCCAGGAGCAACAGTCACCGCTTGCTCCCACACCTCCGGCTTCCACCCCGCCCACTCACTCCCCACAGGCCCCAcccacacagccacaggcaCCGCCCACACCCTCCTCTGCGACGCAGAACACTCTCGACCAGAGGGAGATGGCACGCCGCCGCGAGCAGGAGAGGCGCAGGAGAGAGGCG ATGGCCGACACCATTGACATCAACTTCCAGAGCGACCTGATGGCCATTTTTGAAGAGAATCTGTTCTGA